A window from Actinomycetota bacterium encodes these proteins:
- a CDS encoding dihydrofolate reductase, translating into MGTFRFQLAVSLDGYVAGPDQSEENPLGVGGLQLHQWVFPLEVWRRQQGEEGGEVNASTPVVEEAQANVGAVVMGRNMFGGGPGPWPQDPPWTGWWGEDPPFHTPVFVLTHHPRSGTVSGCSRTSATSRSRRCARSRRPASPTSSTASSRTSGAAPLDKKELRSAGRGAPVDAAGQLNLGGQWKVERGRCRG; encoded by the coding sequence ATGGGCACGTTCAGGTTCCAACTGGCGGTGTCGCTCGACGGATACGTCGCCGGGCCCGACCAGAGTGAGGAGAACCCGCTCGGCGTCGGCGGTCTGCAGCTGCACCAGTGGGTCTTCCCGCTCGAGGTGTGGCGCCGGCAGCAGGGCGAGGAGGGTGGCGAGGTCAACGCCAGCACGCCGGTGGTCGAGGAGGCGCAGGCCAACGTCGGCGCGGTCGTGATGGGCCGCAACATGTTCGGGGGCGGGCCCGGCCCCTGGCCCCAGGATCCGCCGTGGACCGGCTGGTGGGGCGAGGACCCTCCGTTCCATACACCGGTGTTCGTGCTGACCCACCATCCCCGCTCGGGGACGGTGAGCGGCTGCTCGAGAACGTCGGCGACCTCCAGGTCGCGCAGGTGCGCGCGGTCGAGGCGCCCGGCGTCACCCACATCAAGTACCGCGTCGTCAAGGACCTCAGGGGCCGCTCCACTTGACAAGAAAGAGCTTCGCTCAGCCGGCCGCGGGGCCCCAGTCGATGCGGCCGGCCAGCTCAACCTCGGCGGTCAGTGGAAGGTCGAGCGGGGGCGCTGTCGTGGCTGA